The Pseudoalteromonas tunicata genome segment CTAAAATGAAAATCCATGTTAGAGAATACTAAACTCATTGACTTAGTGTTCGGAAGAATCGTCAAAACTGTATTGAAGCTTATTTTAAAATTTCTTCAGCAAAATGCTGAACACATTTATTGTGAGTTTTCTATGTCATATAACTATAACGGATCGTTGATCCAAATTGCACATCCAGTGCAGTCTATCTCTGTTAATAAAAGCAATGTTATTTTTGCTGATAAAACAGGATTAAAAAATACGCGTTTTGCTACAAACAGCGACGCTCGTTTATTTGTTAATTGGCTCAAAACTAGCTAATAACAAATAAACAATAAAAAAACGCAAGCAAAGACTTGCGTTTTTTTATGCCCTAAATCTTTAGCAACAAACATTATTAAGCTTTAAATCCAACCTTTATATTTAAAATATCCGGCCAATGAAACAAATAATCCCACTAATAAAGCGACAAAAATAAAGAATGCATTTGGGTTTTCAGTACCAGGTACACCACCTACATTAATCCCAAGTAATCCGGTCAAAAAACCAAGTGGTAAAAAAATCGCAGCGACAACTGACATAATGTACATGCGTTTATTAACTTGTTCTGAAATCAAGTTAGCAATTTCTTCATATACTATTTGTGCTCGCTCAATTGCCATATCAAGCTCTTCGATTAAGCGTGTTAGATCATTAATACTTTCTTCAATAACTTGCACTTGCTCAGATTCAAACCAAACAAGTTGATGCGACAAAAACTGTTTTAACCCCTCGCGTTGCGGTTTAATGTAGCGCTTAAGTGTAATAGTTTGCCTGCGTATTTTAGATAAAGCTTGATGCAAATTATCATTAGCAGCAACCCCTAAATCACTTTCAAAAACATCTAACCTATCGTCGACTTCATCAATCACACTTTCCATCCGACTAGTTAAGCCAAGCGCCAATTGGCTAATAATTTGAGAAATAGAGCAAGGGCCTTGGGCAATCATTAACTGATCATGTAATTGGCTAACGGATAATAATCGCCGTCTACGCGTACTTATAATTCTGTTTTCATCTGCATAAACCCGAATGGATACCATGTCTTCTGGCGTTTGTGCAGGATTAAGATTCACACCTCTTAAAAATAATAAACATCCACTGGCGACTTTAACCGCTCTTGGGCGGGTTTCACCTGCTAATAACGAATCAATAACTAACGGCTCTAACCCTAAATCTTGTTGGATCCAATCTTGGCTTTGCTCTACACCATAATCAAAATGGAGCCATAATTGACCTTGTTCAGGTTGCCAAGAGCGAACCTCATGCGCATTAAGTGGTTTTGCTCCTCCTGCGCCATCAAGTAGTAGCGCATGGATTAATCCTTGGTTTTTCATAATTTTTCTCACTATTTCGGTGCTAACGCAAGATAAGAATTAAGGAGTAAGTTATACTCAAATAAATGAATCACCTAATGATTTTACAATTATTCAATGCCCAATAAATCACATCTAAAAGAGAATAACCAATGGCTGAAAAACTATTAGTTGGATGGCGAGAATGGCTCAGCTTACCAGATCTTGGGATCACAAAAATCAAAGCTAAAATTGATACTGGTGCCCGTACATCTTGTTTGCATGCATTTAAAGTTGAAGAATTCAAAAAAAACAACCAGAATTGGGTGCGGTTTTGGCTTCACCCTATTCAACAAAATACAGAGGTCGAACTTGTTGCTGAAGCACAAGTTGTCGACATGCGAAAAGTCACCGATTCAGGCGGACACACAGAAACCAGATTTGTTATTAAAACAACCTTAACAATTAATCAAGAAAGCTTTCCTATCGAAGTCACCCTAACAAATAGGGAAAACATGATGTTTAGAATGCTTTTGGGACGCACTGCTATGAATGACAAAATCATCGTAGATCCTGCTGCGTCATATCTCACAAAATAAAGGAACAAACATTATGAAAATAGGTATTTTATCTCGCAATAAAAACCTTTATTCAACCAAGCGTCTCATTGAGGCAGCTGAAGAACGTGGCTTTGAAATAAAAGTAATCGACGCATTACGCTGCTATATGAATATCAACTCAGACAAACCTGAAATTCATTTTAAAGGCGAAAACCTATCTGATTTTAATGCCATCATCCCACGCATTGGCGCCTCGGTGACTTTTTATGGCTGTGCAGTATTACGTCAATTCGAAATGATGGGTGTTTACCCAATAAATGAATCAGTCGC includes the following:
- a CDS encoding zinc transporter ZntB, which produces MKNQGLIHALLLDGAGGAKPLNAHEVRSWQPEQGQLWLHFDYGVEQSQDWIQQDLGLEPLVIDSLLAGETRPRAVKVASGCLLFLRGVNLNPAQTPEDMVSIRVYADENRIISTRRRRLLSVSQLHDQLMIAQGPCSISQIISQLALGLTSRMESVIDEVDDRLDVFESDLGVAANDNLHQALSKIRRQTITLKRYIKPQREGLKQFLSHQLVWFESEQVQVIEESINDLTRLIEELDMAIERAQIVYEEIANLISEQVNKRMYIMSVVAAIFLPLGFLTGLLGINVGGVPGTENPNAFFIFVALLVGLFVSLAGYFKYKGWI
- a CDS encoding ATP-dependent zinc protease, encoding MAEKLLVGWREWLSLPDLGITKIKAKIDTGARTSCLHAFKVEEFKKNNQNWVRFWLHPIQQNTEVELVAEAQVVDMRKVTDSGGHTETRFVIKTTLTINQESFPIEVTLTNRENMMFRMLLGRTAMNDKIIVDPAASYLTK